Genomic window (Pongo abelii isolate AG06213 chromosome 4, NHGRI_mPonAbe1-v2.0_pri, whole genome shotgun sequence):
GAATGGTGCTTTCCCCCTACACACAGAGCGGCAAGGGCTTCAAGCTCTTTCTTTCCTTGTGTTATTAGCTTTACAAATTAACACCATGCTAGTTTGATCCTGCTAGAAGTACAGGAAGGCAGAAATGGAGGATTAGGAGAATTACTCATCTTTTGGATGAACAGTTTCCAAATCCCATTTGGCACATCACTCTAGACTGGTAAAGTGGAGGCTGACACTGAGGCCACAGACCCAACTGGCTCTAGGACATCACGTTGTTCAGTCCTTTGCTTATCTAATCACATTTGTGTTCTTACCCAATGCTCACTAGGTCACCCACATAGCCACTTCCCCTCCCAGCAAAAGTTCCCAGTTAGGCCCCTGTCTGGGATCATCCAGTATCCAAGCTCAGGGGTGAAGGGAGCAGAGAACTAGTCTCAACTGGTTAGTTGGTATATAGGTCTCTTCTCAGTGTTCCTGAAGTGCATGCAGTGACATCCCCCTCAAGGACTGGCTCCATGATTCTGAGAGGACTAGAATCAGGACAGTCAGATCTGTGGTCACATCCTGCCCAATTCCAGCTCTAAGGTCCATCAAACCATCTGCTTCTCCCTTGGCAAGAAGCTCCCTCTATCTGACTGGCAGCAGGGTCAGTGGCCATCCTTTTCTACCTTCAGCTGTTGTGCATCTCCTCCACGTTTTCCTGGGGTAAAGGAACAAGCAGGTTCTTATCCAAATACCCAACCTGTGAAGATGAGACGGCCCTTGGGAAGAGGTATTAGCCAAGTTTTCAGTGTGATGCCTGGCAGAAAGAATTTGCTGTATTTGTCTTAAGCTTATTATCCTCCCAGGTCATAGGAAGATCTAAAGTCCAATGAATCTCCTTACTCGGAATTCACACCTTTCCCTTCAAACTTAAAATGCCCATGTCATTTCACGAGTACCCATAACTACCCATGGTTTAGATACATGTCCCCCCCTTGGTCTAGAAATCTGCAGCAGTTCCTACTTAAACTGATGGATGCTTTGGGCTTTGGAGGTATCTCATCCCTATGCCTGCTGCCCTGAAGCTGCCGGAAGGAAAGGCCCCACTCAGCTACTGGGAAGAAAGCTCATAATTCAAGGCTTTTAATACAGTCACTGCACAAGCTCTCCCTCTGATTTAGGAGATCTTGTTACCTCCTCATCTACATGTgcttaaagacaaaaagaaacttATAATTATTCAATTCACATGTGGTCCAAATAAGTCTCACATCCAGCCATTCCCGAGAGGGCAGGAGGCCAGACTTTGAACTTTCCACAGCTGGGTCTTCATTTTACTAGTGAGATAAAGAGATGCAGATTAGGGTGACAGTCCATCTAAGCAAGTGGATGATCTGGGGAACTGTAGACCTTGCTGAAGCATCCTCCCACAGAAAGGAGATAAGGGCCTTATCCAATTGCCTGTACACAATAGATCAGTGCTTCTTTCCTAGACaaggctgaaaggggccaacattaTTTCTGAAGACTTCATTATTGGAATTCTATGGGAGTGATCTCACTGAGCTATTTTGGAATAGAAATGTGGCTAGTTGCCTGACCTCCCTCAATGGTTTCACGtggctttcaaagggaaggaaggaCAGTGCTGACTTTTGGTAAAATGGGCGAAAGGGTCCATGCCAGCAACACAATCACTCAAAGTCCAGATGAGGGATCAGTAAATACAACGTGCCTGAAAGGCGGCCCTTGAGCACATTCCTCCGGTAGACATTAACTTATTAAATTGATTCTGATTACAAATATAAACTTTGCCCCTATCTCACCCGGTAACAATGCAAGAGTTGATGTCAGTCTATAAAAGGAAGTAGGAACTGTCCCTGGCTTTCAGGCTCCAACATCCTCCCTCTGTCAAGATGTGGCACCTCAAACTTTGTGCAGTCCTCATGATCTTCCTGTTGCTGTTGGGCCAGGTAAGGAGGGAaggatatgtatgtgtatgtgtggagtGTGGAGATGATAGTGGTGGTGGAACTTGAAAGCTAGATTCAGTCCTGGGGAATGGTTCCTCTGTTCTGAGTCTACAGCATCCGCGGAATGGAATGATCACTCTTCCAAGGTGTGCAGCACGGTGTCAACACTTTCATATCTGAATGTCTGCCCTACAGATAGATGGCTCCCCAATACCAGAAGTGAGTTCAGCAAAGAGAAGGCCACGGAGAATGACCCCATTTTGGAGAGGGGTTTCCCTCAGGCCTATTGGAGCCTCCTGCCGGGATGATTCTGAGTGTATCACAAGGCTATGCAGGTACTCCACGAACCTGGGAGCAGGGTTGGGTCAGAGAGCCCTGAGAAGCTGGGCAGAGGAGTGACAAGGGGACACATGAACCTAAGAATAAAGCTGGGATGGAGGAGTTCTAGACTGAGACTGGGAGCTCCGTGGAAAATCCCTTAGGAGTTAGGAGCCAAGAACAGCTCCATGTGGGTACCATGAAAGAGTGGTGCCTTTCCATTCTTCAGTCCTTCCTGAGACTGGACAGATCAAGCGAAGAGGAAGGAAATGCAGCATAGGTGGCCCTGGTCACTCCTAGACCCAGTCTTAAAAAAAACTACCCTTTCTTTTCCCCTAGAAAAAGACGCTGTTCCTTAAGTGTGGCCCAGGAATGATGTACATACCAGGGGAAGAAAGGACAGCAGTCACCTCTGACAATGCTCCGTTCTATGGAATATTGATTAACTGCATTTTGGCTGGAGACACCCAAGTGAAGcaatcttgtatttttaatatttaaaggcAGATGTATGCTTTAAATTGGTCTCCGTTTCTTCTTAGAATGTTGATATATGGATAAGCATAACTAAACTTGTCAATTTAGAGTTTATTTTTCTATGGATACTATTAAATGTCTCAAATTGAAATTTTAGCAGTCTGGAATTCAAGCTTTTGAGGGAAAGAAGGATTCACTTTgtatactaaagaaaaaaacagcattgCCCAGTAATGTGTTAACTTCTCAATCTGGAAAGTGTGGTGAGAGCTACATAATCAACAGCTACGTAATCAACTTCAGCAAGTTCCTAAGCTGTGGCCCTGGATCCCTTCACTCCGTAACTCTTCAGGGAGGTGTCAAAGGTGGTcaagcctgggaggctgaggcaggagaatcacttgaacctgggaggcagaggttgcagtgagccaagatcatgccactgcaccccagcctgggtgacagagacagactctgtctcaaaaaaaaaaaaaaaaaaaaaaaagatggtcaaGCACTTGCCATCTAATGAAGCACCCAGGTTTGTCTATGACTGTCTGAACATAAtgcagaacagaaagaaaaatctagTTTAATAAAGCAATAAAAGCCCAAGCCACCAAAAGCATCAAAAGAGATTTAAGATTTCTGTTGGGACAAGGTGAATTTTGACATATGCACAAGGACCCATGGCCAGCAAGTTCAGAATTTCTGTAATCAGAAAATGAGACCTCAGCTGGCGGGAACAGACTTTTAAAGAGTAGTAATGGACCTTAAGACACAAAACAGGAATTGCATGAAAAGGGCTCAGagttaaagaaatataaagagtACAGTGTTCATTAACTTTAATACAGAAAATctatttgatatttattaaaCTTAGTTTCTCCAGCTATGGTTTGGCATTGTACAAAGCATCTTAATGACACAGTAGAGTTAAAAAGATCTTTACAAATTGAAATGTGATACCCTTGTCTCCAAATATTTTAATTgccataaatttgtttaaaaatacacattaaacGCATGTTTGACACTCTAAACTTTCTATACTCTCAATACcacaaaatacatataatatactataCAGATGTGGAAAAATCTAGTTAGTATATAATACTTTGCTCACCATTAACAGCTTTATCACGTGAAATGCACATACTGACTTAGAAATCCTAGCTTTTGAGCCCCAAAGTACCTCTGAAATTGTAATGTATTgcaacaaataaaaatcacagtatATAATTGAAATTCTGGTTGAAAATGTAAGATGCCtaaatattttggataaaagaaatgtaaaacaaagatTTGGTTCATGTACAAAACAAAGGCATCCTATCAGTCACTAACAGTACCTTTCTGCAAAATCAACAGGCTTTTAATTTATCAGTGACATTATCTCCCCTCCAAAACCCTCCCCAAATATCAAACAATTATTtaccaaataattttaatttcaaataaaaggattttcaataaatatataagcaTTTCCATCCTCCATATACAAAATTTCTTAAAACCATTCAAAACGGAGGCTAGATAGAAATTTTCGTAACTGTGCTTACCAACCCCACAACTGGCCCTTAAAGGTGGTGCCTTTTCAGGCAATGTCAACTGGCCAGTTCTGTTGgtgagccccccacccccaccccacccatcccAGTACTGTTGAATGCTCATGTTAATGATTTGCCAGGTGTGTGCATAAAGTTGTAAAATGGGGACACTTCTGGAACGCCAACAACAAACTCAACAATATGGATGATCATGGCATTGATTTGAAAGGCAGCATTTCCAAATTGATATTTTCCAGAGAGGAACATAGCAGGTAGAAAATTCCAATGGTTAAAAGCTGAAAAGAAGTCCCACATGGAAGCAGTAAGAGGTCAAAACTGAGTATCACTAGAATTTCTGGGTGggagctttttttatttttaagaatggcAAGTTATGTTTAGCTGAGTAACAGCGGCAAGGAGAGGTCAATGCTGACATTCCTGAAAGTCAACTTCTTTACATGATGACTACTTAGGCTGCTATTTTAGGATACTTAAAGATCTCTAAGACTTGGATTAGACTTAACTTGAATACCTTATTCTGTGACCAAATTACATGAAAAGAAGATACATAgttattctttccattcccttttctGGAGACAGCAAGTTCTTTCTAATTAACCATAGGGTTCATGTGAATAGGAGCTTTGTAAGACCAGCATCCACTTTACGAACtattaataatttactttttgtcACTTGCTAACTTGGTTTTGGGGTCTAGAGGTCTAAAATGAATTTCTCCATTAGTGAGTATCTGAAAGACATGCtcacaaacatgaaaaatttgGCCTCTTGTCACTACATATTCCATGGCATTCAATTATCTCTTCTATTAATTTTACTGAATAGCAACCTTAGATGTACAGTATTATTACTGGAAAAAAGCCTGCCTCTTCAATACATTAATGCATAAAGCTGAAATGAAATTTATGTTCCATGTATTAGGGGTTATACAGGTATGATAGGTATCTATATGGGTTTGAAATGCTCTGGCTCCCCAAGTTacttaggttttttaaaaaacatcatcACAAGCTGCCTAACAGTCATCCCCAGTAGATGTTCCTGGGACCCAGACACAAACTCCtataaatcaaaatatataatgagGCCATACTGTTCAATTAGCAACTGGAAAATTAAAATCTTTCCCACCCTGTAAGAGCCCTACGACACTACAGAAGGgctcaaatacattttaaaagttaatttactACAAATCATAGTAATTAAGCTTTAACAATCTAAAGGAATACACATTGCACCCTTGAACATTAATATTCAAGGTGTCAACAAGAAAGTGTCTTAGatcaatttaataaataatgtggAAATAGTTGCACTAAGCTAAAAtactaaacacacacatttttgaCAAACTAATTTCATGttttcatacatacatacatatatataaagtgtgtatgtgtacataagTTGCATACCCTTACACCTAGAAGAGTGCACAGTGTACCCCTCCTCTATATAACTAGGCATCACTGACTGGAACAATCACTGGCTGCTCTGAAACTCCACAGAGTACTGGCCTCTAGAGCCAGAACTTTCATTTATAACAAGTGCCTTTTGTAGGCTCTTGCTTCAGAATGCAAGCTCATTCATGAAAAAATGTACCAACGTTTCTGtcattaaatacaaaattatgcTGTCTGATCTGTCTGATTAAACCTTTaatgagaagaaacaaacaacaatttttaaaaaactagtgaATCTAATAAAGCCAAGTGTGTCATTCAAAGTGCAGCCCAAGTGCCTAAGAATCCGCCACTGCGAGAGCTCCCAGAAACACAGGTGGCTGTGGGCTCACGCACACTGCTCTCAATTGCTTTTACACTAGAGAATTAAATCAATGGTGGTCAACCTTCTCCACTCTTCAGCAGCTATAGCTGTAAGTTTATCTGAAGTACTCACTGCATATAAAGTCACTTCTTGGCTACTTGCCCAGAAAAAGGTGGCACTCAGGCAAGGAATGGGCTGGATGCTCTCCAGCCAGACTGGAGCCTGGGCTGAGCTGTGGAAACTCCCCTGAAGGGGAATGCTCCCCACAGCCCAGCCCAGTCTGGCCCAGGCAAGACTACTGTGACAACTGCATCCACTGCAATTGGTTCGTTGGTTGCTTATAAAGAGTCTAATGGTGTATAGGCTGCTGCCTCCTGGCATACAAGTGTAGTCATAAAGAGCAGTCAACAAAGTAACTGTTTAAAATAGTTGTTGTTTAGTAACTGTTTAAAATAGTTGTTGTTTCTATAATTAACCATATACTAAGTACAAGTCTCAGACTAAGTTTTTAGCCACTTGTCAAATTCAGTTTTAAATGGTTAGAAAACACTGAGGACACCTattgaggagggagggaggaagaggagtccAAAGTATGTGCTGGAGCAGATGATGACAAAGACAGAACATCTAAGACAGACGTGAAGGAAAGGGAGTAGTATTTCCACACACTATGACATTGAAAATTCAATTATTTATGATAGGATTTTGATCCATTGCCCATTACTACCTTGTGGGAAAAATCCTCCACAATGAAAAGGTTGAAAAATTCATTCTCCAAAAATTGACacagttttaaagagaaaatattagagCAGCACCATAAACCATGCAGGAAACTCTGCTTTAACAAAATATCAGTGTGACCCCAGAAATGCTCCTGCTGCCTTTCAGGACATACAAGAGACTAGAACACACTAGAACTTAGAGGTATCCCATTGGCTGTTGTTGCTGAAAGTCTGAAAGCCCAGAGGATACTTTTTCCATTTCTAAGACATCACTGCAAATTAAGGAATCCGAGTCAGAGAAATCAAAGAAGGACAAGACATAACATGTACTTGATTAACAACCATTATTTCTTACTAAATAACTATCATGATCATTGAGAAGTTGTCCTCTTATGGAAAACTGTTCCTAGAACACACTAAGATTAAGTTAGAAAGATATCAGAGGCAATTTCTCCAAGAGAAACAGGTTAAATTCAACATAATTTGTACATCTCAATCTTCAATGATATCTAAAAACAATCTGAGGTACAAAACAGTTAAGAAGCTCTATAAATATGAGGCCACAAGGACAATGAAAGTTCACTAACTTCAAAAATAAGTGTAAAAAAGTCTCAAACACAAAGGATTCACTGCACTACTGGACTTGAAACTTTTCTAttccttctttcccctttcctATTTCAAGCCTTAGCAATCATCTACAAATAGTAggataatctttttttctgactgaATGGATTCATTTTTGGAATGGGGAGAGGGAcaaactatttttcaaagcaGCATTACCCAATTGGTTAGACTAAGTCATGTACCAAAGCAATAGCTTTTCTGAAAGAACTAATCTTTATATGACcctaaagaaagatttaaaacgAAAAAATTGAACATTATTATTGTAGAAGACCAATCATGTATGGACGATCTGGTCCTAGTGTAAAACTTCATTTGTAAACAATCCATAGAGTCTTCATTTAAAGGTAAGATTTAAGGCACACCAAACATGATAGGGgcatgaaaaataaagtttagagGGTACATTTCTTATCTTAGATTTCTATATGCACCTTGTAGCAAAAGGTACTTTGATATACAACTCTTACAGAGCCAGCTTCTTAAGCTCTACCCCTGGCTCCCTTCCCTGTCCCGAGAGCTCACACTGAATCAAGTTAGGTACACTTTTCTAGTGTGAAATTTTCTGATTCCATCAGAAACATACATCATTGAAGAGGGCCTTCATAATACAAAAGGAGTAAACAGAAGATAggtttaaaaaggagaaattcaTCATCTCTACATCAGGCATTAGAACTGTAAGCTGTATAGCAAAAGCACACACCGAAGCTCCAGCCTATTTCTGTATCAGTAACTGCACGCTCATATCAGAGCATCACAATCCAGTATGAGggggaaaaatctgaaaaataactcTAACCGTCAAAGATAATCAATTAAAGACACATAAGCAGCAATCCTCAGGAGTTGGATCATCCTTTTTTCCACAGTAACTTATTCTGTTTCGATTAAGTGTCAAAtgattaacaacaaaaaataacatatggTTTTAATAAGATCCGTAACGTTCAGGATTGTCCTTTTATGAAACCCTTCAACACGAAATGCTTCTTCTAGAAAGTCTGTCCTCCCTCTTTTGTAATGCATTAAATGCAAATTATAGTCACCGTGTGATTGCTGTAGTGTTAACACACATTCACAGTTTTTGAAATAATGCATACCAAATCAGACACATTTCATAGTACATACATGTAGAATGCCATTTTCTCatatttaagtgatttttttcaatgTGTAGAAGAATATCCTTAATACTAACTGTAAATTCCACAATAATAAAATTGGAGTTAAGATTTCAAATATCAGGTCAGGTAGTAGGTGTAAAAAGAGTATGTCCTTATTTTAGATGAACCAATTCTTACTCTTAGAACAGCTACCACAAAAAGATATTAGGTAATAAAGCTCCCAaggtatataaataaaaatgtctacATTAAATTTATGCTAAATATTCAACAGAGTAAATTTATAGGCAGAAATAACTAAGTCTTAAACTATCCCCAATctgggaacttaaaaaaattaaaataaataaaatttcaattcaTTAGTTATGAATTGCAACTGGAATTTCAATCTTATCATAGCTCACGGAAACCATCTTATCAATGTGCTGCAgatttaaaagcatttaaataaTCTTTCACATTGGAAATATTAAAGGGCCAACTGACATGATGGCTTTGGATtatcaaaaacaacaacacatgAACCAACGAGGAGAAAACTATTCCTCATTCTTAGTGTCGACTAGGTGGTATGTTATGGCAGTTTTCCTTCGTGATGTGACACAGTGTTGTGGAGAAAATCAGAGGCAACGAGAATGTGTTCAGTTCAAGATATCAACTTGGCATCCTGGCGAAGCCAGTGCAGTCCCTGCCGGGTATAACGAACTAGATCTGTCATGATACTTGCATTAAAGATGAGAGGGCCCATTACTTTATCCAGTTCAGCAAAGAACTctagaaaaccaaaaacattcaTTAAATGATATATACTCTTTTGAATCACTGCTTTAAAATTATGAGTAGAGATTATAAAACAGCATTCATAAACTCAAAAAATACCTCCTCCTACACTAAAATGCTTATTGTCCATGTTTTAGAGCAAATCATTCCACAGTCTCTCAAGTTATATTTGTTCCCTAAGTCATGCAACATTTTAAACAGAATGTATGGTCAGAAATTAAGTGTTATATATAAGCAGGATTCCATGAATGGAAATGATAAATTGCTATTATGCAGtagatattattaaaatgaagatTTAATGCCATAATGTGCTATTGATTACTCAAAACATTTTGTGCATTGCTTTTCTATAAGAAGCAAGTGATACAAAAAGGAGGACGTTCTTTGCCTGTTTCCTGTAACAGCCTCTGTGAGGTTAGACACTTAAGATTATATCAAACTTTCAGCTACAATCATATGCCATGAACCAACTGATAACTAAAtcccatgtttttatttattttcatttatttttagacagtctccctgtcgcccaggctggagtgcagtggtgcgatctcggttcactgcaaccccggtctcctgggttcaagcgattctgctgcctcagccaaataaaaaatataaaaaagtgttttctttttttttttttagtagagatggggtttcaccatgttggccaggctggtctcgaactcctgaccttgggtgatccactcgccttggcttcccaaagtgctgggattacaaggtgtgagccaccacgcccggccacaaattatgtttttataaatacagCTTTATGTTGAATGTTGGGAttcctagcctgggcaacgtaatgagaccttatctctacaaaaagtagaaaaattagccaggtgtggtggcattcatctgtagtcccagctactcaggaggctgaggcaggaggatcacttgagcccaaaaggtagatgctgcagtgagctgtgactatgccacagcctgggtgacagagtaaaaccctgtctcaaaaaaaaaaaaaaaaaaaattgggattcCACTTTTACCTTTCTCTCACCATTGCCTCTCTTTAGGGATAGGAATCTTACATTTTCATCTGATTACCTGTTCACACTGTAAGTATTTAAATGTACTCTGTGACACAATGATACTTGATTGGCTAATGTAGTGTTTCTCTGTAAAGGATCTGCCTAAAGAGAAGCTGCATGCACATATTTGCTAATAACATCTACTAAATAAAATGGTGGTTTATACAGTAATTTCCACTAAGGTCTTCAAAGACTTTATAATTCTCAATGTCCTTGGTTTGGgaaataataaacttttaaagGGCAAAGCCTCAAACAACCTAATTTTAAAGAATGTTAAGAATtctggccggacgtggtggctcacacttgtaatcccagcattttgagaggctgaggcgggcagatcacgaggtcagcagttcaagaccagcctggtccacatggtgaaaccccatctctactaaaaatacaaaaattagctgggcgtggtggcaggcacttgtaatctcagctactcaggaagctgaggcaggagaatcgcttgaaaccggaaggtggaagctgcagtgagtcgagatcgtgccactgtgctccagcctgggcaacaaaagcgaaactccatctcaaaaaaaaaaaaaaaaaaaaaaaaaattctattcatTTCCTGGTCTCCTTTATTTCACAGGTTTCTTCCAATATACCTAAAAATCCAGTATGAGCATGCTTTCTTATACATTAACCTTCTCAGATGTACAGATGTTTGGATGTAATCTTATGTCTACTGCTAAATTTACTGTTAACCATCCTATGGTAGgacatatattttattacttttatggtATGAGCTGCATTTAATGTGCCAGAATATAGGCACATATGTCTTAGACCAAGAACTATTTTCAGTTTAGTTTTGTCACCAGAATCATGAGAGGTATCTTTTGACcaaattcagtttcatttattGTTTAACTGCTAAGCAATGAAGACTATTAACAAACAGATTATCATTAACtctaaagtaaataataaaactaaatacaGACTAAATACTTACTTAACTAAATTATAAAAGTTCCTTCTAACAATTCCATCCCTTGAAGTTTATCCAGAAACCTACCTACCTTTTTGCTCTTTGGAAAGCTGTTCAGCTTGGTCCCAAATTTCGGTGGCATAGAGGAAGTTGGATGTGACCTGAACATAGCTGGCTGCCATCTGGTGGATCTTCTGTGGAATGGTCACTGAAGAACCACTTGCAGAAGCACTACTGGCCCCAGATGAATAATTTCCTGAATTGCCTGGTGACAGCTTTGGAGAAACAGGGGAAGGCATCCCCACAGCTTTGCTACACAACAGAAATAGGAAGCTTGTTCATATGGACATGGTGAGCATTATAAAATCAAGTACTACTAGCTCTTTCTACATGaaagcatttaaaatgtaaagattCTCTTAAACTAGATGGGTTTGCAGAGAACTACAATTTCTTCTAAATAAGTACTATAATCTTGTAATTCATAATCTTGTTATCTTAGAATCTGTACCTTTTGTTTTAATGAATGACAACAAAACAAGAGATGGACAATAACTGAAGAAGTCATGCACCTTGTTACAGTTCAAAGACTTAAAAGCCAGATCCCCTCACTCTCTGCTCAACACTTTCCATCTATTCGggcatataattacatattttttatactGTTTTGTAGAAAGTTTGGTGGAATTCACATTTAACCTAAAAAACTGTGGTAGAAGATGGGAACATCTTTTATTGAACTCCATAATTTCTGACACTTTCCTAGTTTAACCAAATTACTCAGAGCTGACAAAGAGATACAGCTCTCTCAAGCAACTGTAATCACCCCAAGCTTTCTGCcaattaaatatttcttagaaaACATACATGTTGAAATCTGGCAGGTTCATTTCAGGAGTACTAAAATTTGTGAAATGTTCAAGACTATGATCACacactaaaagaaaggaaaaatcaaaAGTTGGGGTAAAAATAAacttgtgtatacatatatacatattttggagacactcatgctctgtcacccaagctggagtgcagtggcgcgatctcgacttactgcaacctccgcacctccctggttccagtgattctcctgcctcagcctccagagtagctaggattacaggcgtgcatgacaccacacccggctaatttttg
Coding sequences:
- the LEAP2 gene encoding liver-expressed antimicrobial peptide 2, with product MSALQIDGSPIPEVSSAKRRPRRMTPFWRGVSLRPIGASCRDDSECITRLCRKRRCSLSVAQE